The stretch of DNA ATAGGACCGTTGTGAGAATACAATAGCATGTATAAATGCATTAAGATCTCTATTGAATGTTGTTATGATCAGCCAACTCTGTTGTGCTAGAAAACTTGGACAGGTGCAGGATGTTAGATTGCGGATTGGAGCAGGAAAATGGTGTTTTTTTCAGAATAGCAATCACAACTGATTTATTTTCTCTATACAAATTACAGGAATTTAGACCATTTCTTTTTTAATCAGAATGTGCAAATTCGAGTTTGTGAAGTCGTTATCTTACAGGGATTAGAAAAGGCACATGGAAGCATTATAGATATTATAAACACAGAAATATGTTGTCATATTGAGTTTGTATCCATAGCATTCTGCATTTTTTAATGTAAGAAGTGGTGTATAAAGTGCAAGAATTTTTATTAATGGTCATGCATATCTCATTTAATATTTGCTTTGTGCAGGGTGAAATATCTTGTCTTGGATGAAGCTGATAAGCTTTTTGAGCTAGGTTTTGTAGAACAAATTGATTCTGTGGTCAAAGCCTGTTCAAGAACTACTGTAGTACGTACACTGTTCAGTGCGACTTTGCCTGAAACTGTTGAAAAACTTGCAAGCACTGTTATGGTTGATGCAGTTCGAATCATCATTGGTAGAAAGTATGGCATGCAGAATAGTATTTACACTATGAACTTCACAGTTGCTTGGTCAGATGATACGTCTCTAACAGAACAACTTTTGACAGAAATTCTGCCTCTGAGATGATTAAGCAAAAACTTGTTTTTGCTGGTAGCGAAAAAGGGAAATTGCTTGCTATTCATCAAAGCTTTTCAGAGGTACAACTGATATCTTTATATTTCTAGCACATTAAATCCACATGATTAATTGTCTCTGTTAATCAAATTTGCCTGTGTCAAGCAGAACAGGCATGATATCTTATTCCTTTTTAATGACGGATATCCTTTCTATATTACGAATATAAATATGTCAGTGTAATGCACTAATACAATTGAAATTGTTTAAACAGTGGTTCGAGGCTTCCTAATAATATTGTTATTAGTGGCAATTTTGATTTATCTAACAATTTTTAAAACATTGAGCACTCTCTTTTTCTCAAACTGTAATTCATTTAAACTTTGGTTCACTGAACTTCACTGAGGTTACTCAAAAATAGTATGATGCGCTTGGGCTTCTTTGCTTGATTcagagttctttttttttttctgctggaTTACTATCTAAGGTTTGACTAACATCTCTGTAATTTTTACCAATAGAGTCTGAATCCTCCGGTACTAGTGTTTGTTCAAAGCAAAGAAAGAGCGAAGGAACTTTACAAGGAATTAGCATTTGATGACATAAAAGTTGATGTTATTCATGCAGACCTTTCCCAGCAGCAGGTTAGCATTTGTGCAGTTGATTGTTAAGAAAACTGGCTAATTGACTTTTGCAGATCTTTTCTTCAGAACTTTTGAAAAATTGATTAGTGCAACCCTCAGATTTTGGTTGAACAGTCATCGTACTTTTAATTTAACATTTACAATTGTCCTTCATACACATCATTTCcctgatcataatttttattttattgttataGCGAGAAGATGCAGTTGATAACTTCAGATCAGGCAAGACATGGGTTCTGATAGCAACTGATGTTGTTTCTCGGGGTATGGATTTTAAGATGATCAACTGTGTGATCAACTATGATTTTCCTGAATCAGCTGCAGCATATATTCATAGAATTGGTATGCAACTAAACTTTTTCCTTGCTAGTTGTAGCATAACCTTTTTGTAATCAGCAAATTGTTTTGACTTCATGCTTGAAGATTTATCTGGCTTCTCTAAATGGACCAGCACAGATCGAATCCATGCCAGCATACTGACATATGGTATGCTGGAATATATTGTGGTACTAATCTTCTGGGGTAGGGAGGACTAGGTTGATGCTCAGACCAGTAAATACTGGCCTGTATAGACCGGTCTTGGCGAAATTGAGTTCTATAATATGAAGAGTAATATTTTTGATTGATGCTAATAATCAACCATCATCCTTCAGAGAGGGAGGGTCAAAGCTAAGACGTAAGGTTTGGGACTAGCATACCAGGTCATGCAAACTCAGGTTGGGAATGCATCCTAAGACAAAAGGCAATGCAGATTCAGAACTTTGGATTAGGATTGGATGTTATCTAGATGAGAATAAACAGATGAATAGTGAAGTCTTACCAATAAGCAATTATGAATTCATGATCGGATGAGAAGTTTATGAACCTTAAAAAGATGGTACCATGCCCAAAATTCAATAACTTTCCATCTTCTACCTAGTTTCTACTGTTAATGATCTTTATTCAGATGCACATTCAGGCTTCATGCCTTGTGATTGCCTATCCAGATTCTAAAGCTTTTCTTTTCCCAATCTTATGCATTTCTAAAATTTTTCTATCCAGATTCTGTAGTTCTTTTCGCAACCTTATGTCTTGTGATCTTCTACCTAGTTTCTCCTATTGTTCTAAGTTTATAGTATCTTCTTTCTCAATCTTCAGGTCGATCTGGACGGGCTGGAAGACCTGGAGAAGCTGTAACATTCTTCACTGAAGAGGATAAACCTTTTTTGAGGAACATAGCCAATGTGATGGCAGCATCTGGCTGTGAAGTTCCTTCCTGGATTCTTACTTTGCCCAAGCTCAGAAAAAGAAAGCACCGGCCACAGAGAGACTCGATATCAACCATTCCCGACGACAGTGCCTAGTAAAAGAAATGCTGCAGTATGTTCTAAAGCATCAGGTTCCTTACTCCCATCCGTCCCGAGGTTGGATTTCAATATATTCACACGTGGCTATCAGTTCATCTTCTGTCTGTAAAATCTGATCGATACGGTGTTGTTTATTACAGAGATCTGCTGCTGTGGTTTTCAACATTCTGGCCCTTGATTGCCATCGCTGAGTTGTCTGTGGACGAAGATTTCGAATGTTGGAAACATTCTGTCCTGAGGTTTGATTCTGCCAAAGAATTTGGTTGCTCGGAAATGTAGACGATGGTAATATATTTGTGCAGGCTACATTAACATTGATAACCAATAAGCTATCAAGGTATGGAGTTAAATATGATTATCTTCATAATCATACAGCTTAGCCAGATCAagtctgagaaaaaaaaaatcacaaactaATTTGATGATGCTACCTACCTACTATAATTATAAAattcgtgttttttttttttgtaaaacgatgtatacatttatattttCCGTAAAACCATGTATTTCAATTATAGTTGAGATTAGCTCTATTGATCGTGATCAACTTGACACCTTGATCGATATCGCATGGCAATAAGTCATCGAGTGTTTTCAGCACCTATACTATCAAATAATTAATCGGTATAATAATTAAGCTAAAAAATAGTTAAATTTGGTGGTTTAGGGATTTTAAGTTTTGATCGGTGTCCAAAATGTTTAGATTAATTCCTCAgagttaaaaaaggagtatgtgTTGCCCATATTTTATCGTCGATAATAAATTAAATGTGGAAAGCTGCTTTCAGTGAGTTTGACATCGTCAAAAAGAATCATTTAAGAATTGATCAATCGAGTTTCCAAAAATGAGATGCAAAGCAAAGTCTTGAACGAATGAAAGGACATCTGAACTCGGTTTAAGTCAATCAGATATATTTGTTGTCATTGCTAATTAGGACATAACTATGTAAAAAGCTattatttcttgtttataatgaaagTCGATTGGAACAAACCTAAGAAGCTTATGATAAACGCCAATCGAAACAAACTTGAGAAACACTAATGACATCCTGTCGTTACAGATTATAATAGCAGATGCGGTCGGATTCGGATTGGGTAATTAGTAATTCGCATGAGACACCCGTTACCCGCAATTGGGTCGACCCGATCCGACAAGACGCAAATCCGGCTCTATTTCATTTATGCGACCTAAATCTCCCTTTCTCCCCCTCGACGTCGCGACAACGCGCCCTAAATCCCTTTGGTTGCGAAGATGGTATTCTTGAATCCTTGCTCTCCCTCTCGCAATCTGATCCTTTTTTGTTCCTTGACATGGCGATCTCTGCTTCGAATTTTCTACCTGCTTTTGATGTGGATTTGTTTGGTTTCGGTTTTGTTGCAGCTCTTCTTCTCCTACTTCAAGGAGTTGGTGGGGAAAGAAGTGACGGTTGAACTGAAGAACGATCTCGCCATCAGAGGGATCCTCCACTCCGTCGACCAGTACCTCAACATCAAGCTCGAGAACATCCGGGTCGTAGACCAGGACAAATACCCTCACATGGTACTGCCGCCGccatctctttcttcttgtttcccTTTCCCCAACTTCGTTCATTACATGCATATGCATCTTTGATCTTGACTCGTGGGTTGATGCTGCTAGCGTATGGGTTTAGGGTTTATGGATTTAAGGGTCTGTCTTGGTGATTAGAATCCATTTTCTTTTTAATTCTCGTTAGTGTTCGTAAATTGTTAATTTAGTAAGATTTGGAAACATGATGTgcttgtaattttctttttgtacttTTCCAAATTTTCTAACCAACTCTCTTGCATATTTGGTCAACAACTGTATTTGTAAGCATTTTGAAAGAGAGAAAGGGACACCTGATTGTTAAAAGATTGATTCTCAAGTAAGATGTAGTAGGTTAATAGTTTCATTAAAGAGGTATACTTGACTACGTTTATACTGGTCATGCTAAATTTCTTCCTCCTTTTAATTCAGAGGGCTAATATACAATTCCAAAGAGAAAATAAAACTTGCACTCGTTGAAGTCACACTGATGTCAAACCAATTAGATCAGAAGGTGGAAAGAtatgttggtatcagagcatgagagAGAGGGTGGTTGAATTGGGTTGACCAAAATAAAAGTTGCAGTATGCCTATTTGCAAAGGCATGATGGGACATCTCATAACTTCCAAACTTATGAATGCAATGTTAAGCAAAACAAATGGAGATAAGCACACAAATGATATATAGTGATTGTCAAACTTGATTGATGTTGACTTTCATCTGCCTCTGCTGAAGGATTTCTCCATTGTCATGGTTTTTCTATAAACCTTTGTATTCAATCTTTTTCATGTTAATATCAAAACTTTTCAATTaggaaaaatgaaataaaatattcTCTTGTAAAAGTGAATACTGGAGACCAATAATAGAGAAAAGAGAAAGGAGTTCCATAAAGATTAACCAGATTGGCTGATGACAAAATTAGTCCAAACTTGTGATCCTAGGTTGCCCTGATCTTAGTTAAGGATCTCTTTAAAGCTGGCATCACTTTATAAGCTGCTATTTAATTAATAGCTGCagcggagaaaaaaaaaattgtagaggTCAGAGAATAGTAGAGACATTGAGCGAAGAAGTGTAACAGAAGGGAGAAAAGAGCCTGCAGTGAAATAAAACCTTGATTTTGCTTCCAGGTAATGAACATCCCATCTGTTTATGTGAGACTGCATAAATATCTCTTGTGGGAAATCCTATTATAGCCAACTAAAGTATATAATTTAAGCCATATTGACTTGCTAATAATAATTAAAGTTGATGACAGAAGTCAATCTACCCTCTTCAAAAAGTGATCATATCTGATGTTCTGCAAACTTAGATTTAATTAGGTCTTAGGACTCAACTTGGTTTTAGGTTGACGTGTGCTATAGAAACTAACCGATGGCTGATTTAGGTCTGATGTAGTTCCATGGTTGATTTCAGAACCATTGTTTGGTTCCATGTTGAAATTATGTTTTAGGTTGATTCGATTGATGTTCTGTGTATCAGTGCTGCCATTGTAATGATGTTATTCTAAACAGAATCAGATTGATTGAGGTTACACAGAGATCAAAGCAATTACCTCAAAGTAATGATGTACCTGTATGATAGAATTATTTTAGCATCATGCTGAAGTAGGAACTTCATTTGCCATCAACCTTTACACCCTTCTCatttttttccttcatcttcacctattctttatttttaatcCTTAATATTTCTCCCATGGtgcatttctatttaatatagttATGCAATATTTTGCTATATGAAAAGTTTCCTTTTATATTTCCTTCCACCAAAATGATCTTTTCAAATATCTTCAAAGGTTTACAATACCCACCACTATGTCCATTGTCCACTTTCTGTTAATTTACTTTTCAAGGTATAGTTTAATTCAACACTTTTATCCTTCTTTAGCCTGCTAACTTGTTGTGGATCGATTATTAACCTGTATCTGTTTGGTTTTTGTGAGAACCTCATATTACTTGTGAGGAGGCATCTGAGTTCAAATAGATTGCAATATTTTTCTGTGTTTTCACCTTCGTTCTTCCTTTCCTTTCGGATCAGTTTGTGCATCTGTTTCATCAGATGGTGACATGAGTTTCAGTTTTCTAGGGAACATTTTACAAACGGTTGCTTTTGTCTCTTATTCCTTTTGCATTCCAAGGATACCATCGAATATGTCGCCCAAGCCATATTGTAGGGTCACAGATATGGTTTGTTATGGCCAAAGGTCAATGCCCAATTTAACTGCATTTACCTGTGTATATATAGTCttgcatgttatatttttaaatgcAAAATTACTGGCTTGGTTCTTGTTTTCACTTTTCACTATAGTTAATAAAAAAAGCTTGGTTAAGTATTGCTAGTTTAGACAAAGTTTAGAGATACTTTGATTAGTGATCATGTCTGCATTTGAATTGTATTTATTTATTCCTTGAGACCTTGTATCTGGGAAATTTAAACGTTTAGGTGCTATTTCTGTGAGTAAAGCATGTTGTACTCGTGTTCTAGATCATGTGCAAGAATCCAGTTGAAAGAGAATTTATTATCATTGGACATGAATTAGGAACTCTGAATTGGAATTCATTTGGCCAGCTGTAATCCTTCTTTATCAGCTGTAATTCTTGAGATTGCTAATTAATTCTTGTCTAAGTAAAACATTAGAGAATCCTAAAtagactcaaaaaaaaaaaaaaaaaaaaaatcccagaTGGCTTTTGTTGAAATGGGGGATCCAAATTCTTTGGCATGAATTTCAGTCTCTCCTTTGATCAGATCTCTCTGTTGTCAAATAGGGCATTAAAGCTTAGTGCTGCATATGGCTTTTGATCAACAGAAAAAGTAAATGTTCAAACTTGGCCTTTGTTATAGCTTCTTTGTTTTGACTCCACAACCTTTGCTGCTTTATTTTCTGTGCGGTAAAATTGCGTGGTTCCCAAATAAAAAAAGTTGTTCACTTCTGTGATTATTGTTTTATAATAAAGTCACTGTTTTCTCTCCGCTGGTTTCTTAAATTGCAGTTGTCCGTGAGGAATTGCTTTATCAGGGGATCAGTGGTGCGGTATGTCCAACTACCGCCTGATGGTGTCGACATCGACATTCTTCACGATGCCACCAGGAGAGAGGCTCGTGGGCCTTGATTTCTTCTACAGCCGTATGTGATTCTCTCTAAATGGTCAATGATTCAAAGTTCCTCCAAGCGCTATGCTTTGCtatgctatttttttttttttgttttccaatGATCCCGTTACACAAGTACTTAGTCTTCCAGCTGTGGACGCATGCAACTCCAAAGTGAACAGCTTtctacctttttttttctcttttttatttatgaGCAAAGGCAAGTGACGTAGTCGAAACATAAGCCAGAGTAGACATTGGTTGCCTATAGATATGTCATCGTCAGTCATTTATCATATGTCGGACGGAGTGGGTCGTGTGGTTAGCATCGCATGATGTCACGACTGTGATGTTAGATGGATCAGATGAGTCCTCATATTTGAGAAATGCTCGAGGATCTTACGAAACGGGTCTTATTATTTAACTCTCCCCACTTAATACTCTGAAGAACCCTTGACAAAAATCTTTAGGTTTgacattttaaacttttttgaacCTTTCAAATCCTCAGCATCCGCAAGGTTTTTCAACCATGATCCTAATTTAGTTTTGCGAAATCATTTACTGAATTATCTCGCTCAATCTCACACCCAAACCAAGTTAGGCTTTCTGGCTCTCATGTAGTAGACCATAATATAGATGTTGACTCAAAGTTTGATCTCTGCCGTGGGATCAAGAAATCCATTGTTCCCGATGCTCGAGACTGTTGGTGTCGCCTTGGTGTTGAGATGCTAATGTCGCCTCGACATTGGGACACCTCTGCGGTGATTCAAagtgctaattatatattagctaCCTTAATTAGTTAAATATGTTTAGtattttgatttttagatttaaaaaaattatattaaaatttttataattatgaaagtaattcTATTGAccctaatattattgattttatcaatGAATGATATAGCACATGTAGGAATAATCTAAAAATgatgggtaaaaagataattttaatatcttaattttatttttatatcatatttAAAACTTAGTCGATTATTATGGTGGTGGCAGACGATGGTGCCATGAGCGTCACGGGTGGTTGTTGTAGTGATTGTTAACGAGAGCCGATGTAGTAGTTGGTTCTGTTGATGTCGATCTAAACATCGGAGATCAAGGCGAGGGCGGTGATCATAGTAGCGATGACGgtttgatgatggtggtggtggatctTGCGAATATCCTAGGGTGGAGTCTTAGAGGTGTTGCTTGAGAGACTTATGTGGCttcttgggggggggggggggcacgggTTTGAAAGGAtgaagaggagggagagcgacAACTGGAGGTGAGGCAAAGGGAGAGGAGGACGAGGACGATGGTCGCTCTACATCATTCTGCATCGGCACCATATGACATTTGCATCAACGGGGGGTGAGGTAAAAGCCTTACATCTTGTCGACAAAGATACAGAACAATGCGATGCCAACGCAAATGCCTCACCATCCGTCGATGCAGATGTAAAACCACCATCGTTCTCGTCCTTTTCCTTCTCTCCCTTTACTTCACCTACCATCGTCGTTCTCCCTTCTCCCCCTGCAAGAAGCTGCAGAAGTCCCTCAAGCTTCACCTCTAGGATTCCACCTGCCCGTCTCTAAGGACATCCTCAAGatccaccaccatcatcatcaaaTCGTCATCACTATCGTGGTTGTCGCTTCAATCGTCGATGTTCGAATCGACATCGACAAGACTGACCACCATGTTGTTATTATTGATCATCATCACAATAATCACCCATGACCCTCAATAGTGTTGTCATCCTTTATCATCACAACAGTCGACTAAGAAGTTTTAATTaaagcataaaaaaatatatatatttaaaatattaatattatcttttatctatcatttttataatattattatatatgttaTCACATGCTATATCTTTTGTCGATAAAACTAACAGGataaattagattaaatattttactttcatacgatagatatttaaatataattttttttaaatttaatgatcgagatattaaaaaaatctaaccATAATTAGTCTTAATTATAAAGTACAACCTATCACTATTTTGCACCCCCCAACTATTCAAGAACAACTGAAAGCAATGGATCGATGATTCGAGGATTAAAGAGGGGAAATCAAACGAAAAATAAATGAAGCCAAGAAAGTCAATCCCTACGTACAATCTCCTTTTAGTCAACAAATTGATGTTGAAGCTTATACCTTGAGAGTTTCTCCCTTCTCAGAAACCTTCCGTGATAGTTCCAATCTACCCGAGCATGTTGTAGTGTCGTCATATAAATAATACTATACATGGCAATCGACATCTTGATGTGTCGATCCTACTCGACAAATCTTTGGAAAAAGTAAGGGAATAATAAAGTGACACGTAGATCTAAGGTAGTCTTCAAGAGGTGACAACTCAATCGCTTGAAAAACCTATGCTTCAAGTCCGGAATCAtcgcattcaaagaaaaaaataatcctaAGCATTTCGACCCAATAATCATGACACTCTTATCATCTCCTATTAGgactcttttattttatgagctttgaataatatttattgaatatATTTAATTCAGTTagaatcaaataaaaatttatttaatatttatttattattaagagttctaGTCCTGGACTccgggtgaaactctataaatagtaatgtaatcctttctttaaatcaaataatcaattaaatataatcaattaaatattattttaatttgttatgacaaatcctaggaggtcgatcccttcgAAACGATCATTCCTTAAGGTCTTATCATCTCCCAGAGGATTTTTAATGCATCGGTGAAAGGAATCATAATCGACATaacaagttattgatatcttccATTAAGACACAATCTAGAAGATTGATATGAGCTGTATAAATCTTTTTCCAATATCCTCCACTGATCAATCAGAGCTgtataaatcatgtcttcaatCTGATCTGAGCCCCTGCTCAAATAATTCAGTCTGGTTAGGTCCCAAGCGAGTCAACATCCATAGGTTGTGACAGgcatttttctttcttcctttcttccttctCGAGGGATA from Musa acuminata AAA Group cultivar baxijiao chromosome BXJ2-11, Cavendish_Baxijiao_AAA, whole genome shotgun sequence encodes:
- the LOC135627349 gene encoding sm-like protein LSM2 is translated as MLFFSYFKELVGKEVTVELKNDLAIRGILHSVDQYLNIKLENIRVVDQDKYPHMLSVRNCFIRGSVVRYVQLPPDGVDIDILHDATRREARGP